One genomic window of Phoenix dactylifera cultivar Barhee BC4 chromosome 6, palm_55x_up_171113_PBpolish2nd_filt_p, whole genome shotgun sequence includes the following:
- the LOC103714927 gene encoding pentatricopeptide repeat-containing protein At5g65560-like — translation MVRALLLFSPFAFLHKTANPLLLSSLAHSPEPDPSLIVAEAHRILAAPRWRDSPELARLLPAHVAEVLGSHRDPRRALQLFRWFSQKHSHKHSLDCFFALLNRLIAARMFRPANRVGVQMVRSCQTKEEMIRAIDFLNGKRFRFDLFGYNALLIQLGKLNMVGVALILYHHILGSGVEPNLLTFNTVINILCKNGKVKEAGLVLSRILQCDLKPDTFMYTSLILGHCRNQDLDSAFRVFDWMVKEGCEPNSATYSTLINGLCDEERVDEALGLMREMVERGVEPTVHTYTVPIVELCSWGRISEARNLLVDMRKRGCPLNVRTYTALISGLCRLDGLEIAIGLFHKMVRDGLVPNTVTYNALINGLCDEGRIGAALKLFEVMGRRGFLPNPQTYNEMIRGFCLIGRVEKAMVLFHRMLTVGPSPNRVTYNTIIDGYCKTGNLSNAIRMVDLMKDNGCEPDEWTYTELVCGFCKGGKLDLAHTAFVEMVEHGLSPNEVTYTALIDGCCKDGRLDSALALLDRMEKTGCKPNVQTYNAVINGYSKKNLFSEAEKLCSEMVEQDLLPNVVTYTALIDGLCKNNATSLALKIMDEMVKRNCLPNLHTYSALIHGLCQEGKAEEAEKVFQEIEERGLVPDQVTYTAIIDGYIMLGRVDLAFSLLRQMVSAGCKPNYRTYGVLMKGLQKKHQLMEQKLAALPDAVSSFSMDEKATDYEIISCLLMKLSEYGCELNIGIYSTLLCGLCREGRWFEADQLAKSMSDQGFSLDEEIYNSLVLVYSNYIKVDLALETLNTMIAQGFEPQLISFKTLICAFCKVGKMEEAQNIFENMLLQHWNPDEIVWTILIDGLLKDGKLDVCMKFLHVMEAKDCKPTFQTYVILAREVSKEEKCIEMSLVGDVLRL, via the coding sequence ATGGTGAgagctctcctcctcttctcccccttCGCTTTCCTCCACAAAACCGCAAAcccccttctcctctcctccctcgcCCACTCCCCGGAGCCCGACCCCTCCCTCATCGTCGCCGAGGCCCACCGGATCCTCGCCGCCCCCCGGTGGCGCGATAGCCCTGAGCTCGCCCGCCTCCTTCCTGCCCACGTCGCCGAGGTCCTCGGCTCCCACCGTGACCCCCGCCGCGCCCTCCAGTTGTTCCGCTGGTTCTCTCAGAAGCATTCCCACAAACATAGCCTCGACTGCTTCTTCGCCCTCCTCAACCGCCTCATCGCCGCCCGCATGTTCCGGCCCGCCAACCGTGTCGGCGTCCAGATGGTCAGATCGTGCCAGACCAAGGAAGAGATGATCCGGGCGATAGATTTCTTGAATGGAAAGCGCTTCAGGTTTGACCTTTTTGGTTACAACGCGCTCTTGATCCAGCTGGGCAAGCTCAACATGGTCGGCGTCGCTCTAATTCTTTATCACCATATTCTGGGCAGTGGTGTGGAGCCAAATCTTTTGACTTTCAATACTGTAATCAATATCCTGTGCAAGAATGGGAAGGTCAAGGAGGCTGGATTGGTTTTGAGTAGGATTTTGCAGTGTGATCTGAAGCCTGATACATTTATGTATACGTCGCTAATTCTAGGTCATTGCAGGAATCAAGATCTTGATTCAGCCTTCCGAGTGTTTGATTGGATGGTTAAGGAAGGATGCGAGCCAAACTCGGCCACATACTCCACTTTGATCAATGGGTTGTGTGATGAGGAAAGGGTGGACGAGGCACTGGGATTGATGAGAGAGATGGTGGAGAGAGGTGTTGAGCCGACAGTGCATACGTACACTGTCCCAATTGTGGAGCTTTGCAGCTGGGGACGGATAAGTGAGGCCCGTAATTTGCTTGTTGACATGAGGAAGAGGGGATGCCCGCTGAATGTTCGGACATATACTGCACTTATCAGTGGCCTGTGTCGATTGGATGGGCTTGAGATAGCGATCGGGTTGTTTCACAAGATGGTTAGAGATGGTTTGGTGCCAAATACTGTGACAtataatgcattgatcaatgggTTGTGTGATGAAGGAAGAATTGGAGCTGCTCTAAAGCTTTTTGAGGTGATGGGGAGGCGTGGTTTCCTGCCAAATCCGCAAACTTATAATGAGATGATAAGAGGGTTTTGTTTGATAGGTCGTGTGGAGAAGGCAATGGTTCTCTTCCATAGGATGCTGACTGTAGGTCCTTCACCAAATCGGGTGACTTATAACACCATCATAGATGGTTATTGTAAAACTGGTAATCTTAGCAATGCCATTCGGATGGTTGATCTTATGAAAGACAATGGGTGCGAGCCTGATGAATGGACTTACACTGAGCTGGTTTGTGGGTTTTGCAAAGGGGGAAAGCTGGATTTGGCACACACAGCATTTGTAGAAATGGTGGAACATGGCTTGAGCCCTAACGAGGTTACATACACGGCACTAATAGATGGGTGTTGCAAGGATGGGAGGCTTGATAGTGCATTGGCCTTATTAGACAGGATGGAGAAAACTGGTTGCAAGCCAAACGTGCAGACTTACAATGCTGTAATTAACGGCTATTCCAAGAAAAATCTGTTTTCAGAAGCAGAGAAGCTATGTAGTGAGATGGTGGAACAAGATTTGTTACCCAACGTTGTTACTTACACTGCATTGATTGATGGGTTGTGTAAGAACAATGCCACTTCACTTGCACTTAAGATCATGGATGAGATGGTAAAGAGAAACTGCTTGCCCAATCTCCACACCTATAGTGCTCTTATTCATGGGTTGTGCCAAGAAGGCAAGGCTGAGGAGGCTGAAAAGGTCTTCCAGGAAATAGAAGAGAGAGGATTAGTTCCTGACCAGGTCACATATACTGCTATCATTGATGGTTATATTATGTTAGGTAGGGTGGATCTTGCTTTTTCACTTTTGAGACAGATGGTTAGTGCTGGATGTAAGCCCAACTATCGGACTTATGGTGTTCTGATGAAAGgattgcagaagaagcaccagCTGATGGAACAGAAGCTTGCAGCTTTGCCGGATGCAGTCTCAAGTTTCAGCATGGATGAAAAGGCTACAGACTATGAAATTATATCATGTCTATTAATGAAATTATCAGAATATGGATGTGAGCTAAATATTGGCATCTATAGCACTCTTCTATGTGGATTATGCAGAGAAGGAAGGTGGTTTGAGGCAGATCAGTTAGCTAAAAGTATGAGTGACCAAGGATTTTCTCTAGATGAAGAGATATATAATTCTTTAGTACTTGTATATTCAAATTATATTAAAGTGGATCTTGCTTTAGAAACTTTAAATACAATGATCGCACAAGGCTTTGAGCCACAGCTAATCAGTTTTAAGACACTGATTTGTGCTTTTTGCAAAGTTGGCAAGATGGAGGaggcccaaaatatttttgaaaacatGCTTCTGCAGCACTGGAATCCTGATGAGATCGTATGGACCATCCTCATTGATGGATTATTAAAGGATGGAAAATTAGATGTGTGCATGAAATTTCTTCATGTCATGGAAGCCAAAGATTGTAAACCAACTTTTCAAACTTATGTTATCCTGGCAAGAGAAGTGTCCAAAGAAGAGAAGTGCATTGAGATGAGTTTAGTTGGTGATGTACTGAGGCTCTGA